A portion of the Commensalibacter nepenthis genome contains these proteins:
- the hutG gene encoding formimidoylglutamase, translating into MAHHFWKATEKNIWSGRNDREEGPSALRLFQIIKVAKNFLPNHYLHHIAFMGFMCDEGVRLNKGRVGAANAPDILRKSLGNLAAHTIHQIVDFGNILFNQDLNTSQQYLAQSIKECQNLELKTLVLGGGHETAYGHGLGIYQSHIGKKIGIINFDAHLDLRNSSTTSSGTPFKQLAHFCQQQDIEFNYLCIGASLASNTQSLLETAHKLNVHIIWDTECHFNRLDFIQKQLHDFIKAVDIIYLTIDLDVLPLSIMSAVSAPAAYGVDLSILLTLAEEIKATNKLKAVDFVEFNPDLDKDGLCARVAARFIWQILFNWK; encoded by the coding sequence ATGGCACATCATTTTTGGAAAGCAACAGAAAAAAATATTTGGAGTGGGCGCAATGATCGGGAGGAAGGCCCCTCTGCGTTACGACTATTTCAAATTATAAAGGTGGCCAAAAATTTCTTACCAAACCATTATTTACATCATATTGCATTCATGGGGTTTATGTGTGATGAAGGTGTTCGATTAAACAAAGGCAGAGTGGGGGCTGCCAATGCCCCCGATATCTTACGTAAATCTTTGGGGAATTTAGCCGCTCATACAATTCATCAAATTGTTGATTTTGGAAATATTCTTTTCAACCAAGATTTAAATACCAGCCAACAATATTTGGCACAATCAATTAAAGAATGTCAAAATCTAGAATTAAAAACTTTAGTTTTGGGAGGGGGGCATGAGACCGCTTATGGGCATGGACTTGGGATCTACCAAAGTCATATCGGAAAAAAAATTGGTATTATCAATTTTGATGCACATTTAGATTTACGCAACTCCTCTACAACCTCTTCTGGCACACCGTTTAAACAGCTGGCACATTTTTGCCAACAGCAAGATATTGAATTTAACTATCTATGTATCGGTGCCAGCTTGGCATCAAATACGCAATCCCTCTTGGAAACAGCTCATAAATTAAATGTACATATTATCTGGGATACAGAATGTCATTTTAATCGTTTAGATTTTATCCAAAAGCAATTACACGATTTTATAAAAGCCGTTGATATAATTTATTTAACCATTGATTTAGACGTTTTACCCTTGAGTATTATGAGCGCTGTTTCAGCCCCAGCAGCCTATGGGGTAGATTTATCTATTTTATTAACCCTTGCCGAAGAAATAAAAGCAACAAACAAGTTAAAAGCCGTTGATTTTGTTGAATTTAATCCAGATTTAGACAAAGATGGGTTATGTGCAAGAGTAGCAGCACGATTTATTTGGCAAATCTTGTTTAACTGGAAATAA
- the hutI gene encoding imidazolonepropionase, which translates to MKTLWKDLHAITMRDGRYNIIEDAAILTEDGLIIWIGKAHEVPDSDAQQISLNYWWVTPGLIDCHTHLVFAGSRSAEFEERLHGISYSEIAAKGGGIISTVNATRQATEQELLKLALKRIEFLMKDGVTAIEIKSGYGLDLNSERKILTVIQKLKTLLPITIKATCLAAHDIPIEYKNRSDEYIDYICDVMLPLFASENLIDAVDAFCEHIAFSPQQVEKVFRKAQKLNLPIKIHAEQLSSLHGSSLAAKYHGLSADHLEYMTEQDVIAMAQSDTVAVLLPGAFYMLREKQLPPIPSLRQHHVKIALSTDLNPGTSPMLSARLLLNMACTLFKMTPEEALAGVTINAAHALALNHQHGSLEQKKIANFVAWDITHPADLAYWLGGQIKNKIIVNGKILDVKEK; encoded by the coding sequence ATGAAAACTTTATGGAAAGATCTACATGCGATTACAATGCGAGATGGTCGATATAACATTATTGAAGATGCCGCTATCTTGACAGAAGATGGTCTAATTATTTGGATTGGAAAAGCGCACGAAGTCCCTGATAGTGATGCCCAACAAATCAGTTTGAATTATTGGTGGGTTACCCCTGGATTGATTGATTGCCATACACATCTTGTGTTTGCAGGTAGTCGCAGCGCAGAATTTGAAGAAAGACTTCACGGTATCAGCTATAGTGAAATCGCAGCCAAAGGAGGTGGAATCATCAGCACAGTAAATGCAACACGTCAAGCGACAGAACAAGAGTTGCTAAAACTGGCTTTAAAACGCATCGAATTCTTAATGAAAGACGGTGTTACCGCTATCGAAATTAAATCTGGATATGGATTAGATTTAAACAGTGAAAGAAAGATATTAACCGTTATTCAAAAGCTGAAAACACTATTACCCATTACTATTAAAGCTACTTGTTTAGCAGCTCATGATATTCCAATAGAATATAAAAATCGATCGGACGAATATATTGATTATATTTGTGATGTAATGTTACCTTTATTTGCTTCTGAAAATCTGATTGATGCTGTGGATGCATTTTGTGAGCATATTGCATTCTCCCCTCAACAAGTAGAAAAGGTTTTTCGTAAGGCACAGAAATTAAATTTACCTATTAAAATACATGCCGAACAACTTTCCTCTTTACATGGATCCTCACTAGCAGCCAAATATCACGGATTATCCGCCGATCATTTGGAATATATGACCGAGCAAGACGTTATTGCAATGGCTCAATCTGATACAGTCGCTGTATTATTGCCTGGAGCCTTTTATATGTTACGAGAGAAACAACTCCCCCCTATTCCGTCACTGCGTCAACATCACGTTAAAATAGCCCTATCTACAGATTTAAACCCAGGAACTTCTCCCATGCTCTCGGCAAGGTTGTTGTTAAACATGGCTTGTACTCTGTTTAAAATGACCCCAGAAGAAGCTTTGGCTGGTGTAACAATCAATGCTGCACATGCATTAGCACTAAACCATCAGCATGGGAGCTTAGAGCAAAAAAAAATAGCCAATTTCGTAGCTTGGGATATCACACATCCAGCCGACTTAGCTTATTGGTTAGGAGGACAAATCAAAAATAAAATAATTGTAAATGGGAAAATTCTAGATGTAAAAGAAAAGTAA